The Chryseobacterium geocarposphaerae genome window below encodes:
- a CDS encoding patatin-like phospholipase family protein translates to MNFEKTGLVLSGGGTKGIAHAGVLKFLLEKNIDVDILACCSAGSIVGCLYAVGKTPEEILDFFQSVYFFNWKHFTFNQPGLVSSVIFNNYLKPIFRDMKIGDLEKQVKIVATELVSGTEKIFDDDFLVTDAIIASCSIPGITTPYILEEEMFCDGGVLNNFPADIIRDDCDRLIGVFVSPPHDIKINDLKSIKAIVSRSYDLLSYRIEKVKFEYCDWFISSQKLSSFGTFERKKDRLEQIFNIGYNAAKESFDESNFYLKIKPAGT, encoded by the coding sequence ATGAACTTTGAAAAAACAGGATTGGTTTTATCGGGTGGTGGTACCAAAGGTATTGCTCATGCAGGAGTTTTAAAATTTTTGCTTGAAAAAAATATTGATGTAGATATTTTGGCATGTTGTAGTGCAGGTTCTATTGTGGGATGCCTTTATGCAGTAGGGAAAACACCGGAAGAAATCCTTGATTTTTTTCAATCGGTATACTTTTTCAACTGGAAACATTTTACGTTCAATCAGCCGGGGCTGGTTTCTTCCGTTATTTTTAACAATTATCTGAAACCAATTTTTCGGGATATGAAAATTGGGGATTTGGAGAAACAGGTCAAGATTGTGGCCACAGAGTTGGTTTCCGGAACTGAAAAGATCTTTGATGATGATTTTCTGGTTACCGACGCCATTATAGCGTCCTGTTCTATTCCGGGAATTACGACACCCTATATTTTGGAGGAAGAAATGTTTTGTGATGGAGGAGTTCTTAATAACTTTCCTGCTGATATTATCCGCGATGATTGCGACAGACTGATCGGGGTTTTTGTCTCTCCGCCTCATGATATTAAAATCAATGATTTGAAGTCGATAAAAGCTATTGTTTCACGTTCTTATGATCTTCTTTCTTACAGAATTGAAAAAGTAAAATTCGAGTATTGTGACTGGTTCATTTCCTCTCAAAAATTATCCAGTTTCGGAACCTTTGAAAGAAAAAAAGACCGCCTTGAGCAGATTTTCAATATAGGCTATAATGCGGCCAAAGAAAGTTTTGATGAAAGTAATTTTTATTTGAAAATAAAACCAGCAGGTACATAA
- the lpdA gene encoding dihydrolipoyl dehydrogenase yields the protein MNYDIIVIGSGPGGYVTAIRAAQLGFKTAIIEKENLGGICLNWGCIPTKALLKSAQVFHYINHAEDYGLNKVEGSFEFPNVIQRSRGVANKMSKGIEFLMKKNKIDVILGTAKVQKGKKVSVTDKEGKVTEYTGTHIIIATGARSRELPNLPQDGKKVIGYRQALSLPVQPKSMIVVGSGAIGVEFADFYNTMGTKVTVVEFMPNIVPVEDEEISKHLEKSLKKSGIEIMTNASVESVDTSGEGVKATVKTAKGNIVLEADILLSAVGIAANIENIGLEEVGIQTDKGRVLVNEWYETSVPGYYAIGDIIPTQALAHVASAEGITCVEKIKGMHVEKIDYGNIPGCTYCHPEVASVGLTEKQAKEKGYEIKVGKFPLSASGKATANGNTDGFIKVIFDAKYGEWLGCHMIGEGVTDMVAEAVVARKLETTGHEIIKSIHPHPTVSEAIMEAAAAAYGEVIHI from the coding sequence ATGAATTACGATATTATTGTCATCGGAAGTGGTCCTGGTGGATATGTTACTGCAATTAGAGCGGCACAATTGGGTTTCAAAACTGCAATTATCGAGAAAGAAAATTTAGGGGGGATTTGCCTTAACTGGGGATGTATTCCAACTAAAGCTTTGTTGAAGTCGGCTCAGGTTTTTCATTATATTAACCATGCTGAAGATTATGGTTTGAACAAAGTGGAAGGAAGTTTTGAATTTCCGAACGTAATTCAGAGAAGCCGTGGTGTTGCCAACAAAATGAGCAAAGGGATTGAATTCCTGATGAAAAAGAATAAAATCGACGTTATTTTAGGGACGGCTAAAGTGCAGAAAGGTAAAAAAGTTTCTGTTACAGATAAAGAAGGAAAAGTAACTGAATATACAGGGACTCACATCATTATCGCAACAGGAGCCCGTTCAAGAGAATTACCGAACTTACCTCAGGATGGTAAAAAAGTAATTGGATACAGACAGGCGTTATCTCTTCCTGTGCAACCGAAATCTATGATTGTTGTAGGTTCCGGAGCTATCGGAGTAGAATTTGCTGATTTCTATAACACAATGGGTACGAAAGTAACTGTTGTTGAATTTATGCCAAACATCGTTCCTGTTGAGGATGAGGAAATTTCTAAACACTTAGAGAAGTCTTTGAAAAAATCAGGTATCGAAATCATGACGAATGCTTCTGTAGAAAGTGTTGATACAAGTGGAGAAGGTGTAAAAGCTACTGTAAAAACTGCGAAAGGAAATATCGTTCTTGAGGCAGACATCTTATTATCTGCTGTTGGAATCGCTGCAAATATCGAGAACATCGGTCTTGAGGAAGTGGGAATCCAGACGGATAAAGGAAGAGTTTTGGTCAACGAATGGTACGAAACTTCAGTTCCTGGATACTATGCAATCGGAGATATCATCCCGACTCAGGCTTTAGCACACGTTGCTTCTGCTGAAGGGATTACTTGTGTTGAGAAAATCAAAGGAATGCACGTTGAGAAAATCGACTACGGCAATATTCCTGGATGTACGTACTGTCATCCTGAAGTGGCTTCTGTTGGTCTTACTGAAAAACAGGCTAAAGAAAAAGGATATGAAATCAAAGTGGGTAAATTCCCTCTTTCTGCAAGTGGAAAAGCTACGGCGAACGGAAATACGGATGGTTTCATCAAAGTGATTTTCGATGCTAAATACGGTGAGTGGTTAGGTTGCCACATGATCGGAGAAGGAGTTACAGATATGGTTGCTGAGGCTGTTGTGGCTAGAAAATTAGAAACTACAGGTCACGAAATCATTAAGTCTATTCACCCGCACCCGACAGTTTCTGAAGCTATTATGGAAGCTGCTGCTGCTGCTTACGGAGAAGTGATCCACATTTAA
- a CDS encoding ABC transporter ATP-binding protein, which produces MSLQITQLTKKFAEQTALNNINISIDKNEIIGLLGPNGAGKSTLMKSIVGALTIDEGEIIFNGKNITENEIESKRKIGFLPENNPLYLEMYVKEYLQFVANIHKIPTSRVDEVIDLVGITPEKSKKIGQLSKGYKQRVGLAQAIIHQPDLLILDEPTNGLDPNQIIEIRNVVKEIGQQKTVLLSTHIMQEVEALCSRVILIHKGNILQDCPIEEFKGKFESLEEAFASYTA; this is translated from the coding sequence ATGTCCCTTCAAATAACTCAATTAACAAAAAAGTTTGCAGAACAAACTGCGCTTAACAATATTAATATTTCAATTGATAAAAATGAGATCATTGGTCTTCTGGGCCCAAACGGTGCCGGGAAATCAACACTTATGAAATCCATTGTCGGTGCACTTACCATAGATGAGGGTGAGATTATTTTTAACGGGAAAAACATTACAGAAAACGAAATAGAAAGCAAGAGAAAAATTGGCTTTTTACCAGAGAACAATCCACTTTACCTGGAAATGTATGTGAAGGAATATCTGCAATTTGTAGCCAATATTCATAAAATTCCTACATCAAGAGTAGATGAGGTGATTGATTTAGTAGGAATTACACCGGAAAAATCTAAAAAAATAGGACAACTTTCTAAAGGATACAAACAAAGAGTAGGTCTTGCGCAGGCCATCATTCATCAACCGGATTTATTGATCCTGGATGAGCCGACCAACGGTCTTGATCCCAACCAAATCATCGAGATCAGAAATGTGGTAAAAGAAATCGGTCAGCAAAAAACAGTTTTACTTTCTACCCACATCATGCAGGAAGTTGAAGCACTTTGTTCCCGTGTAATCCTTATCCATAAAGGAAATATTCTTCAGGATTGTCCTATTGAAGAGTTTAAAGGTAAGTTTGAAAGCCTTGAAGAAGCTTTTGCAAGCTATACTGCATAA